The DNA region CAAAATAAGGGGGGATTTTATGTTTTATCGCTTACATCATGACTGCCGATTGGTTAAGGGAGCTTCCCGGGGGGCGATTTATGACTTGCAGTCCGGTAAGGTATACTCCATTAACCGCGGCGCCCGGGAAATTCTGTCTGCCTGCCAGGAACACCCTTTGGCAGCTGTAGTAGATAGCAATAACCCGGATAACGAGTGTTATCTAAAATTTCTGGATCGTCTGACGGCCAAAAAAATCGGTGCCTTATATACCTACGAACCGGAAATAAAAACAACAGCACTTCCTGCCGCCCCGGTTACACTTGATTTTCTCTGGCTTGAGCTTACTGCAAACTGCAATAATCGCTGTCTCCACTGTTATGCCACAAGCGGACCGTGCCAGCAGGAAGCCGACCTTGTTCCCCACGAGCGTTGGCTGCAGCTCATTACCGAAGCCCGTCAGGCCGGCGCAACTGCCCTCCAATTGATTGGCGGAGAACCGCTTATGTATAAAAAATGGCAGGAATTAGTATTGAAGGCGGAAACGGAAGGTTTCAATTTTATTGAGATCTTCACCAATGCTACTTTAATTGACGATACTTGCGTCGCTTTTTTGCAGCAGCATCATGTTAATGTCGCTACAACAATATACGCCGACAACGCTGATATCCATGACCGGATAACACAGCACCCCGGCAGTTTTGATAAAACCATGGCAGCAATCAAAAAAATACTGGCAGCCGACATTCCGCTGCGCATCGCTTCAATTATCATGAAAACAAACGAACAGCAGGCAGATAATATTATGAAGCTTTGTGAAAAGCTGGGAGTTGAAATCACTCCTCCCGATGTTGTCCGACCGACCGGCAGAGGTGACGATCGAACTTTACTGCCTGAGCACTATGCAAGACCGCCTATCAAACCGCCCTTCCATACTGACGCCGAATCCTTCACCAAAGCGCAGCAATACCACAGCTGCCTGGCCGGAAAAATTGCCGTTACGGCCGATGGCAATATAATCCCCTGTATTTTCGCCCGCAGCCAGATGTGCGGCAATATAATTACTTCTTCCCTGGCGGAAATATTAAACGGGACGCCTTTGCAGCAATGTTGGTATACTACGAAAGATCAGGTGGAAAAATGCAGGGACTGTGAATATCGCTATGCCTGCGCCGACTGCCGTCCCTTAGCCCAGGGCAGTGACCCGCAAAAAAATTGGCTTGCTTGCTCCTGCGGCTGTAACTATAATCCTTATACCGGAATTTGGGAATAAAAGAAAAAAATCTAAAATTCAACGAAAGAGGGCAAAAAAATCCGCAATCCCATGCAACTAGAATATTTTACCTCATTCCATGACCAGCGAGGCTTTTCAATAGCATTTTTCAGCTTTAATTTCGGCTTTTCTTCTACCACCATTGGAGTATAATTGTGTCTGACACAATATAACAGCCTAATTCGTGATAAACGAAACGGAGGACCCACGTTTTGGGGTTAATTTCGCTCTTAATGCGAAAGGAATGTTTCTCTTGACATTCTACCCGTCAGCTAACTTCGTCGGCTAAAACAAGGGGCCTAAGACCGCCCAGCGGTCTTATTTTCTTTTTTACGCTTATATTCATAAAAACCCCTTTGGGTAAACTATCTACACACAATACTGGAGGTCAAAAAATTATGATGCGGTTGGTTAGGCGGCTGCTGATTGGCAGACCGCTGCGCAATCAAGAAATGGCCCATGAAAAAATGCCGAAATGGAAAGCGTTGTCAATTTTTTCCTCAGATGCTCTTTCTTCCGTCGGCTATGGCCCGGAACAAATCGCCATTACGTTAGCCGTTCCCGGATTATTTGCCTATGGGTATTTTACCCATGCAGCTATTGCAATCTTATTGCTGCTTGCCATTATCACTATTTCTTACGTGCAGGTGGCAAAAGCCAATCCCGGCGGCGGTGGTTCCTACTCGGTAGCTATCCATAATCTTGGCGAGCTGCCGGCTCTGACTGCCGGAGCTTCTCTGTTCGCTGATTATACTTTAACAGTTGCCGTTAGTATTTCTTCCGGCACCGAGGCGCTAATCTCCGCCTTCCCCGAGTTGGTTCCCTATGAAGTCATGATCGACTTGATTGTTCTCTTTGCTATTTTAATGTTAATCAACTTGCGTGGTGTCAGAGAATCTTCCAATGTGTTTGCCTTGCCTACCTATACCTTTATTTTTGGTATTCTGGCCCTTATCGGAGCAGGGCTTTATCAGACCTTTACCCAGGCCGCTCCTATTATCCCCCCGGCATCCATGGTTAAACAAAACTTAGACTGGACGATGCTGTTTCTGGTACTGCGAGCCTTTTCTTCCGGCTGCAGTTCCATGACCGGAATAGAAGCCATCTCGAATGGTGTACCCATGTTCAAAGAAC from Veillonellales bacterium includes:
- a CDS encoding radical SAM protein, whose translation is MFYRLHHDCRLVKGASRGAIYDLQSGKVYSINRGAREILSACQEHPLAAVVDSNNPDNECYLKFLDRLTAKKIGALYTYEPEIKTTALPAAPVTLDFLWLELTANCNNRCLHCYATSGPCQQEADLVPHERWLQLITEARQAGATALQLIGGEPLMYKKWQELVLKAETEGFNFIEIFTNATLIDDTCVAFLQQHHVNVATTIYADNADIHDRITQHPGSFDKTMAAIKKILAADIPLRIASIIMKTNEQQADNIMKLCEKLGVEITPPDVVRPTGRGDDRTLLPEHYARPPIKPPFHTDAESFTKAQQYHSCLAGKIAVTADGNIIPCIFARSQMCGNIITSSLAEILNGTPLQQCWYTTKDQVEKCRDCEYRYACADCRPLAQGSDPQKNWLACSCGCNYNPYTGIWE